Proteins encoded together in one Shewanella oneidensis MR-1 window:
- a CDS encoding PepSY-associated TM helix domain-containing protein, producing the protein MKLKVSKSSLSYARIIHVYVSMALLLLMLFFAITGITLNHPNWFSSADQEPLREQFDIPSYLIPTAPQESEWRLAAGHWLKSQWDMDIATADINEDEISLVSKGPGTYRTVTLDLLDGKAYVETLDYGVVAVLNDLHKGRNTGIVWAWVLDLCALLIILFSLTGAYLLLPQTKRLKKSLFYMVLVSSGCALVYVYFVP; encoded by the coding sequence TTGAAATTAAAAGTCAGTAAATCATCCCTTTCCTATGCACGCATTATCCATGTCTACGTCTCAATGGCGTTGCTTTTATTAATGCTATTTTTTGCGATTACGGGGATCACTTTAAATCATCCCAATTGGTTTTCATCGGCGGATCAAGAGCCGCTGCGTGAGCAGTTTGATATTCCAAGCTATTTGATTCCGACTGCGCCGCAGGAGTCCGAGTGGCGCTTGGCGGCAGGACATTGGCTTAAAAGTCAGTGGGATATGGATATTGCCACAGCCGATATTAATGAGGATGAAATCAGTCTGGTGAGTAAGGGGCCTGGCACCTATCGCACCGTCACCTTAGATTTGCTCGACGGCAAAGCCTATGTCGAGACCTTAGATTATGGTGTTGTCGCAGTGCTTAATGATCTGCACAAGGGCCGTAATACTGGAATAGTGTGGGCTTGGGTGCTCGATCTCTGTGCGCTGTTGATTATTTTGTTCTCGCTCACGGGCGCATATTTACTGTTACCACAAACCAAAAGACTTAAAAAATCGTTGTTTTATATGGTGCTCGTTAGCTCTGGCTGCGCACTTGTATATGTTTATTTTGTTCCATAG
- a CDS encoding DUF2271 domain-containing protein has product MRHLIRTTAIGALFVSSVVFATPRMTVDLTLPEITEGQYHRPYVAVWVEDAKGQTVKTLSLWVWDEGHKWLKDIRRWWRKAGREDMSFVDGIASATRPAGHYKIDWDLKDEAGKPLVPASYTVFIEVVREHGGRDLVRQTFDLAAGDFTAQLPATTETGVIDIRLSGMTR; this is encoded by the coding sequence ATGCGTCATCTTATTCGCACCACCGCTATCGGTGCGTTATTTGTGAGTTCTGTGGTATTTGCCACGCCTAGAATGACGGTTGATTTGACCTTGCCTGAAATTACCGAGGGGCAATATCACCGACCTTATGTGGCTGTATGGGTTGAGGATGCCAAGGGACAAACGGTTAAAACCTTAAGTCTGTGGGTATGGGATGAAGGTCATAAATGGCTTAAGGATATTCGTCGTTGGTGGCGTAAAGCTGGACGCGAAGATATGAGCTTTGTCGATGGTATCGCCTCGGCAACACGTCCTGCGGGCCACTACAAAATTGATTGGGACTTAAAAGATGAGGCTGGCAAACCTTTAGTCCCCGCCTCTTACACTGTGTTTATCGAAGTGGTACGTGAGCATGGTGGTCGTGATTTAGTGAGACAAACTTTTGATTTAGCGGCAGGGGATTTTACCGCCCAATTACCCGCCACCACTGAAACTGGCGTCATTGATATTCGCTTAAGCGGCATGACTCGCTAA
- a CDS encoding DUF4198 domain-containing protein yields the protein MKLRFVALVSALCISPFASSHDRWILPSHYNVSAESNEAVWITSDVSASNQVFMVDKPVTASDVKVYLPDGKPSSPSSSYTGGRKSVFDVQLLQDGTYKFEKEVTPRYFSVYKVKGKEEVVRSRLDKKATAAVMPKDAYDLKGSLTVARVETYVTRNKPTDKVLAPKGEYLELVPITHPADIVENEPATLQFVYDGKPVEGVSVAIMKDGSLYRNKPEEISLTSDKEGKVAMTLPAAGRYLLHASIERPSPDKSLADKTVSEIFLTFEAGLE from the coding sequence ATGAAATTACGTTTTGTTGCCTTAGTTAGCGCACTGTGCATCAGCCCATTTGCCAGCAGCCATGATCGCTGGATCTTACCTAGCCACTACAATGTGTCGGCAGAAAGTAATGAGGCCGTTTGGATCACCTCTGATGTTTCAGCGAGTAATCAAGTGTTTATGGTTGATAAGCCTGTAACGGCTAGTGATGTGAAAGTGTATTTACCCGATGGCAAGCCGAGTTCACCGAGCTCGAGCTACACTGGCGGCCGTAAATCGGTTTTCGATGTGCAGCTATTACAAGACGGCACCTATAAGTTCGAGAAGGAAGTTACGCCTCGGTATTTTTCGGTTTACAAAGTCAAAGGAAAGGAAGAGGTAGTGCGTAGTCGTCTTGATAAAAAAGCGACCGCGGCTGTGATGCCTAAGGATGCCTATGACCTTAAAGGCTCATTGACAGTTGCTAGGGTTGAAACCTATGTGACCCGTAATAAACCAACCGATAAGGTACTGGCACCTAAAGGTGAATACTTAGAGTTAGTACCTATCACGCATCCTGCTGATATTGTTGAGAATGAACCTGCAACGCTGCAATTTGTCTACGATGGAAAACCCGTTGAAGGCGTAAGCGTAGCCATCATGAAGGATGGTAGCCTATACCGTAACAAACCAGAAGAAATCAGCTTAACCTCTGATAAAGAAGGTAAAGTAGCCATGACGTTGCCAGCTGCTGGTCGTTATCTATTGCATGCCTCTATCGAGCGCCCAAGCCCAGATAAATCACTTGCAGATAAGACGGTAAGCGAAATCTTTTTGACCTTCGAGGCAGGGCTGGAATAA
- the greA gene encoding transcription elongation factor GreA, whose amino-acid sequence MTKVPMTVVGAEQLRKELDMLKFERRPKITEAIASARELGDLKENAEYHAAREEQGICEARIRDIEGKLSNAQIIDVTKMVNNGRIIFGATVTILNLDTDAEVTYRIVGDDEANIKENLISVNSPIARGLVGKNEGDEVSITTPGGLTDYEIISVQYI is encoded by the coding sequence ATGACTAAGGTTCCTATGACAGTTGTCGGTGCAGAACAGCTGCGTAAAGAGTTAGATATGCTCAAGTTTGAACGTCGCCCTAAAATCACTGAAGCGATTGCCTCAGCGAGAGAATTAGGCGATCTAAAGGAAAACGCTGAATATCACGCTGCCCGTGAAGAGCAAGGCATTTGTGAAGCGCGTATCCGTGATATCGAAGGCAAACTTTCTAACGCGCAGATCATCGATGTGACTAAGATGGTGAACAACGGTCGGATTATTTTTGGCGCGACTGTCACTATCTTAAATCTCGATACTGATGCTGAAGTCACTTACCGTATCGTGGGCGACGATGAAGCCAACATCAAAGAAAACCTGATTTCAGTCAACTCTCCGATTGCCCGCGGTTTAGTGGGTAAAAACGAAGGGGATGAAGTGTCTATCACGACCCCTGGTGGTTTGACTGACTACGAAATTATTTCGGTACAATATATTTAA
- the secD gene encoding protein translocase subunit SecD: protein MDNIQSKKLLNHYSAWKYIVLIVTIIVMLFSALPTWYGENAAVQVGAKAGLNLTPIELRDKLKAQGIEVKRIEVKQHGEDKGQTLIVLNDDSEQTLVKTLVSSMVIEPKELTLALVSAAPSWLQNLGFEPIKLGLDLRGGVQFLLDVDVQPVYQAQADALVESLRQFLREQQIRGASVRIDNTRDDVALQIAIALSDAAQADNSARAAVRQFIQQSYPTWQLTNADNGLVIKLSQDEQSKLRNLTVQQNLQIMRSRIEELGITEALVQRQGEHRIRIELPGVQDPAAAKNVIGATASLAFFEVKESGSVNAQVLKDKSGNPVYVARSPVLGGDHIVDARANIGEMGMAEVNIHLDRIGGQKMSEFSRANIGKPMATSYSEYSRDEQGKAKQTQEIISVATIQSQLGDRFRITGAGTYQEAQQLALLLRAGSMTAPVTIVEERTIGPTLGAENIENGFAALGLGMGITLLFMALWYRRLGWVANVALISNMVILFGLLALIPGAVLTLPGIAGLVLTVGMAVDTNVLIFERIKDKLKEGRSFALAIDTGFDSAFSTIFDANFTTMITAVVLYSIGNGPIQGFALTLGLGLLTSMFTGIFASRALINLVYGRDARRHVRV, encoded by the coding sequence ATGGATAACATTCAGAGTAAAAAGCTGCTAAATCATTATTCAGCTTGGAAATATATTGTACTAATCGTCACTATTATTGTGATGTTATTTAGCGCATTACCCACCTGGTATGGCGAAAATGCCGCAGTGCAAGTTGGCGCCAAAGCTGGACTTAATCTTACGCCCATTGAACTGCGGGATAAGTTAAAAGCCCAAGGGATAGAGGTTAAGCGTATTGAGGTTAAGCAACATGGTGAGGATAAAGGGCAAACTCTGATCGTCCTCAATGATGACAGTGAGCAAACCTTAGTAAAAACCTTAGTGTCATCTATGGTCATTGAGCCAAAGGAACTCACGCTGGCATTGGTGAGTGCGGCGCCGAGTTGGCTACAAAATCTCGGTTTTGAGCCAATTAAGCTAGGGCTCGATTTACGTGGTGGCGTGCAATTTTTACTCGATGTGGATGTGCAGCCCGTCTACCAAGCCCAAGCCGATGCCTTAGTCGAATCCTTAAGACAGTTTTTGCGCGAACAGCAAATTCGTGGTGCCAGCGTACGTATCGATAACACTCGTGATGATGTGGCGTTACAAATCGCGATTGCATTGTCTGATGCTGCGCAAGCAGACAATAGCGCCCGCGCCGCCGTACGTCAGTTTATCCAGCAAAGCTACCCGACTTGGCAATTAACTAATGCGGATAATGGCTTAGTCATCAAACTCAGCCAAGATGAGCAGAGCAAACTCCGTAATTTAACGGTGCAGCAAAACCTGCAAATTATGCGGAGTCGTATTGAAGAGCTGGGGATTACTGAAGCCTTGGTTCAGCGTCAGGGTGAACACCGCATTCGTATCGAGTTACCCGGAGTTCAAGATCCCGCTGCCGCTAAAAACGTGATTGGTGCGACCGCAAGCTTGGCCTTTTTTGAAGTTAAAGAGTCAGGTTCTGTGAATGCGCAGGTTCTGAAGGATAAGTCAGGAAATCCCGTTTACGTTGCTCGTTCACCAGTGCTTGGCGGCGACCATATTGTAGATGCCCGTGCCAATATTGGCGAAATGGGCATGGCCGAGGTTAACATTCACCTTGACCGTATTGGTGGGCAGAAAATGTCGGAATTCTCCCGCGCCAATATCGGTAAACCTATGGCAACATCCTACAGCGAATATAGCCGTGATGAGCAAGGTAAAGCCAAGCAAACCCAAGAGATCATTAGCGTTGCGACCATTCAATCCCAACTTGGCGATCGTTTCCGCATTACTGGCGCTGGGACCTATCAAGAAGCCCAGCAATTAGCGCTGTTGTTGCGTGCAGGTTCAATGACGGCGCCTGTAACTATCGTTGAAGAACGTACTATTGGCCCAACCCTTGGTGCTGAAAACATTGAAAACGGCTTTGCAGCGCTCGGCTTAGGTATGGGGATTACACTGCTGTTTATGGCGCTGTGGTATCGCCGTCTTGGTTGGGTGGCAAACGTTGCACTGATTTCTAACATGGTGATCCTGTTTGGCCTATTAGCACTTATTCCTGGTGCAGTACTGACCTTACCCGGTATTGCTGGCCTGGTGTTAACCGTTGGTATGGCGGTTGATACTAACGTACTCATTTTCGAACGGATAAAAGACAAGTTGAAGGAAGGCCGAAGTTTTGCACTTGCCATCGACACCGGTTTTGACAGTGCGTTTTCAACTATTTTCGACGCCAATTTCACCACGATGATTACCGCGGTTGTGCTCTATTCCATTGGTAATGGTCCGATCCAAGGTTTTGCTTTGACCTTAGGTTTAGGTCTATTGACCAGTATGTTTACCGGTATTTTTGCCTCAAGAGCCTTAATCAACCTAGTTTACGGGCGTGATGCGCGCCGTCATGTGAGGGTATAA
- the secF gene encoding protein translocase subunit SecF gives MKNINLTKWRYISSAISIFLMLASLTIVCVKGFNWGLDFTGGVVTEVQLDRKITSSELQPLLNAAYQQDVSVISASEPGRWVLRYADTAQSHVDIAQTLAPLGEVQVLNTSVVGPQVGKELAEQGGLALLVAMLAILGYLSYRFEWRLASGALFALVHDVMFVLAFFSLTQMEFNLTVLAAVLAILGYSLNDSIIIADRIRELLIAKPKLAIQEINNQAIVATFSRTMVTSGTTLMTVGALWIMGGGPLEGFSIAMFIGILTGTFSSISVGTSLPEFLGLAPEHYQVQAITDTP, from the coding sequence ATGAAGAATATTAATCTGACTAAATGGCGCTATATTTCGAGCGCTATCTCGATCTTTTTAATGCTTGCATCGTTAACTATTGTCTGCGTGAAGGGTTTTAACTGGGGCTTAGATTTTACGGGAGGGGTGGTTACCGAAGTACAACTTGATAGAAAAATCACCAGTAGTGAATTGCAGCCATTATTGAATGCTGCCTATCAGCAAGACGTCAGCGTGATTTCGGCTAGTGAGCCGGGGCGATGGGTATTGCGTTACGCAGATACGGCCCAAAGTCATGTTGATATTGCGCAAACCTTAGCGCCACTTGGCGAAGTACAAGTGTTAAATACCAGCGTTGTCGGTCCGCAGGTGGGTAAAGAACTGGCAGAGCAGGGCGGTCTTGCACTGTTAGTTGCTATGTTAGCGATCTTAGGTTATTTGAGTTACCGTTTTGAATGGCGTCTCGCTTCTGGTGCATTATTTGCGCTGGTACACGACGTGATGTTTGTGCTTGCCTTTTTCTCGCTGACACAGATGGAATTTAATTTAACGGTACTGGCCGCTGTGTTGGCGATTTTAGGTTACTCGCTCAATGACTCGATCATTATTGCCGATCGTATTCGTGAGCTATTGATTGCAAAACCTAAACTTGCGATTCAAGAGATTAACAACCAAGCCATTGTGGCGACATTTTCCCGAACTATGGTGACTTCAGGAACCACCTTAATGACCGTTGGTGCACTATGGATAATGGGCGGAGGGCCGTTAGAAGGGTTCTCGATAGCCATGTTTATCGGCATTTTAACTGGCACTTTCTCTTCGATATCAGTCGGAACCTCATTACCGGAATTTTTAGGGTTAGCCCCTGAGCACTATCAAGTACAAGCTATTACAGATACTCCTTAG
- the yhbY gene encoding ribosome assembly RNA-binding protein YhbY, giving the protein MNLTTKQKQHLKGLAHNLKPVVLLGANGLTEGVLAEIESALAYHELIKVKVASADRELKNAIVDAIVRETQSAKVQLIGHILVIYRQSPEMKIALPRAK; this is encoded by the coding sequence ATGAACTTAACAACCAAACAAAAACAGCATTTAAAAGGTCTGGCGCACAATTTAAAGCCAGTGGTGCTGCTTGGTGCCAATGGATTGACTGAAGGTGTACTCGCTGAAATTGAAAGCGCACTCGCTTATCATGAATTGATAAAAGTGAAAGTAGCCTCTGCTGACAGAGAGCTTAAAAATGCCATCGTTGATGCCATAGTACGTGAAACTCAATCTGCAAAAGTGCAACTTATTGGTCATATTCTGGTGATTTATCGTCAATCACCTGAAATGAAAATTGCCTTGCCAAGAGCGAAGTAA
- the rlmE gene encoding 23S rRNA (uridine(2552)-2'-O)-methyltransferase RlmE translates to MSGKKRTASSNRWMLEHFDDHYVKLAQKRGLRSRAAFKLEELQQKDQLIRPGMTVVDLGAAPGGWSQVAVKLVGDKGKVIACDILPMDPIVGVDFLQGDFREEKVLEALLTRVGADKVDVVLSDMAPNMSGSDGVDQPRAMYLVELALDMCHQVLAPNGSFAVKVFQGEGFDEYMKAVKEAFKVVKTRKPDSSRARSREVYLVATGYKL, encoded by the coding sequence ATGTCAGGTAAAAAACGTACGGCCAGTTCCAATCGCTGGATGCTGGAACACTTTGATGATCATTATGTCAAACTAGCACAGAAACGGGGATTGCGTTCTCGCGCTGCGTTTAAGCTTGAAGAACTACAGCAAAAGGATCAGTTGATCCGCCCAGGTATGACGGTTGTTGACCTAGGGGCTGCTCCTGGTGGGTGGTCTCAGGTAGCCGTTAAGCTAGTCGGAGACAAAGGTAAAGTCATCGCCTGTGATATTTTACCGATGGATCCCATCGTCGGCGTGGATTTCTTGCAAGGGGACTTTCGTGAAGAGAAAGTGCTTGAAGCATTGCTAACTCGCGTCGGTGCAGATAAGGTTGACGTTGTATTGTCTGATATGGCGCCCAACATGAGTGGTTCAGACGGTGTCGATCAGCCGCGCGCCATGTATTTAGTCGAGTTGGCGTTAGATATGTGTCATCAAGTATTGGCACCTAACGGCAGTTTTGCGGTCAAAGTCTTTCAGGGGGAGGGGTTTGACGAATATATGAAGGCGGTTAAAGAGGCATTCAAAGTCGTAAAAACACGTAAACCGGACTCGTCGCGGGCACGCTCCCGTGAGGTCTATCTTGTGGCGACAGGGTACAAGTTGTAG
- the ftsH gene encoding ATP-dependent zinc metalloprotease FtsH translates to MRSSNLSDMAKNLILWVVIAVVLMSVFQGYSPSSSSSQKMDYSTFLDNVRDGQVATVEVKSDQRTIEGSKRTGEKFTTIMPLYDQDLINDLDRKGITMKGQEAEESGFLTQIFISWFPMLLLIGVWIFFMRQMQGGGGKGAMSFGKSKAKLMSEDQIKTTFADVAGCDEAKEEVKELVDYLRDPTKFQKLGGRIPTGVLMVGPPGTGKTLLAKAIAGESKVPFFTISGSDFVEMFVGVGASRVRDMFEQAKKSAPCIIFIDEIDAVGRQRGAGLGGGHDEREQTLNQMLVEMDGFEGNEGIIVIAATNRPDVLDSALLRPGRFDRQVVVGLPDVRGREQILKVHMRKVPLSEDVKASVIARGTPGFSGADLANLVNEAALFAARGNRRVVGMEEFERAKDKIMMGAERRSMVMSEAEKEMTAYHEAGHAIVGCLVPEHDPVHKVTIIPRGRALGVTFFLPEADAISQSRRKLESQISVAYGGRLAEELIYGTEKVSTGASQDIKYATSIARNMVTQWGFSDKLGPLLYAEEEGEVFLGRSMGKAKAMSDETATLIDTEVKAFIDKNYSRAKQILQDNVDILHSMKDALMKYETIDSLQIDDLMNRREVRQPADWQADENGSNDKGNGKGEPAVKVDEVVKSAPAEAELKDADESPVK, encoded by the coding sequence ATGAGGTCTAGTAATTTGAGTGACATGGCAAAAAATTTAATACTCTGGGTTGTCATCGCCGTTGTGCTGATGTCAGTGTTTCAGGGTTACTCCCCCTCTTCTTCGTCATCGCAGAAGATGGATTATTCTACTTTCCTAGACAATGTTCGTGATGGACAAGTCGCTACCGTTGAAGTGAAAAGTGACCAACGTACTATCGAAGGTTCCAAGCGTACGGGCGAAAAATTCACGACCATCATGCCACTGTATGATCAAGATTTGATTAATGATCTTGACCGTAAAGGCATCACCATGAAAGGCCAAGAGGCCGAAGAATCAGGGTTCTTAACCCAGATCTTCATCTCTTGGTTCCCAATGTTGCTGCTGATTGGTGTGTGGATTTTCTTTATGCGCCAAATGCAAGGCGGCGGTGGCAAAGGCGCAATGTCCTTTGGCAAGAGCAAAGCCAAGTTGATGAGCGAAGATCAAATCAAAACCACTTTTGCTGACGTTGCTGGTTGTGATGAAGCGAAAGAGGAAGTGAAAGAACTTGTTGATTATCTGCGCGATCCAACCAAATTCCAAAAGTTGGGTGGCCGTATTCCAACGGGCGTGCTCATGGTAGGTCCTCCAGGTACAGGTAAAACCTTACTGGCGAAAGCGATTGCGGGTGAGTCAAAAGTGCCTTTCTTTACGATTTCAGGTTCTGACTTCGTGGAAATGTTCGTCGGTGTCGGCGCATCTCGCGTGCGTGACATGTTCGAACAGGCGAAAAAATCTGCGCCTTGTATCATCTTTATCGACGAAATCGATGCTGTGGGTCGCCAACGTGGTGCGGGTTTAGGTGGTGGTCACGACGAGCGTGAGCAAACCCTTAACCAAATGCTGGTTGAGATGGATGGCTTCGAAGGTAACGAAGGTATCATCGTTATTGCAGCGACAAACCGTCCTGACGTACTTGATTCTGCTCTGCTGCGTCCAGGCCGTTTTGACCGTCAAGTGGTTGTTGGCCTGCCAGACGTTCGCGGTCGCGAGCAAATCCTTAAAGTGCATATGCGTAAAGTGCCGCTTTCTGAAGATGTCAAAGCAAGCGTGATTGCCCGTGGTACACCAGGTTTCTCAGGTGCAGATTTAGCCAACTTAGTTAATGAAGCGGCCTTGTTTGCTGCGCGCGGTAACCGTCGTGTTGTTGGCATGGAAGAGTTTGAGCGCGCAAAAGACAAGATCATGATGGGTGCTGAGCGCCGTTCTATGGTGATGTCTGAAGCGGAAAAAGAGATGACCGCATACCACGAAGCAGGTCATGCGATTGTGGGCTGTTTAGTGCCTGAGCACGATCCTGTTCACAAGGTAACGATTATCCCACGTGGTCGTGCCTTAGGTGTGACTTTCTTCTTGCCCGAGGCGGATGCGATCAGCCAAAGCCGTCGTAAGTTAGAAAGCCAAATTTCAGTTGCCTACGGTGGTCGTTTAGCCGAAGAGCTGATCTACGGCACTGAAAAAGTCTCTACTGGTGCTTCGCAGGACATCAAGTATGCCACTTCGATTGCGCGTAATATGGTGACCCAATGGGGCTTCTCCGACAAATTAGGCCCATTACTTTACGCTGAAGAAGAAGGTGAAGTCTTCTTAGGTCGTAGCATGGGTAAAGCTAAGGCGATGTCCGATGAAACCGCTACGCTTATCGATACTGAAGTGAAGGCGTTTATCGACAAAAACTACAGTCGTGCTAAGCAAATCCTTCAAGATAACGTCGATATTTTGCATTCGATGAAAGACGCGTTAATGAAGTATGAAACCATCGACTCACTGCAGATTGACGATCTAATGAATCGCCGTGAAGTACGTCAGCCTGCCGATTGGCAAGCCGATGAAAACGGTTCAAATGATAAAGGCAATGGTAAAGGTGAGCCAGCTGTTAAAGTTGATGAAGTCGTCAAATCTGCTCCTGCAGAGGCTGAGCTTAAAGATGCCGACGAGTCACCCGTTAAGTAA
- the folP gene encoding dihydropteroate synthase yields MFELISGTKRLSLASPVVMGILNVTPDSFSDGGKFSSFELACQHADEMVAQGALIIDIGGESTRPGAADVGVEDELARVIPLVEYVAKHHDVWISVDTSKPEVMRQAVNAGAHLINDVRALLEPGALETAAQLNVPICLMHMQGAPRTMQAAPEYHDLVADVSEFLNERIQACLEAGIPRERLLIDPGFGFGKTLAHNYELLAKLETFTQFELPILIGLSRKSMIGNLLARPTSERLAGSLAGAMIAAQKGAHIIRVHDVPETVDMLKVLQATQAYY; encoded by the coding sequence GTGTTTGAATTAATTTCTGGAACCAAACGCTTATCCTTAGCTTCGCCCGTAGTGATGGGCATTCTGAATGTCACTCCCGATTCTTTTTCCGACGGTGGAAAGTTCTCTTCCTTTGAATTAGCTTGCCAGCATGCCGATGAGATGGTCGCTCAAGGAGCGCTCATCATTGATATCGGCGGCGAGTCAACAAGACCAGGGGCGGCTGATGTCGGCGTTGAGGATGAGCTCGCTCGTGTGATCCCGCTGGTAGAGTATGTTGCCAAACACCATGATGTGTGGATTTCGGTCGATACCAGTAAGCCCGAAGTGATGCGACAGGCGGTGAATGCCGGTGCCCATTTAATTAATGATGTTCGCGCGTTATTGGAGCCTGGTGCATTAGAGACTGCGGCGCAGCTGAATGTACCTATATGTTTGATGCACATGCAGGGAGCGCCACGCACTATGCAAGCGGCACCCGAATATCACGACCTAGTTGCTGATGTCTCTGAATTCCTAAACGAGCGTATTCAAGCCTGTCTCGAGGCAGGGATCCCGCGGGAGCGGTTGTTAATCGACCCAGGCTTCGGCTTTGGTAAAACTTTAGCGCATAACTATGAATTGCTAGCAAAGTTAGAGACTTTTACTCAGTTTGAACTGCCAATCTTGATAGGTTTATCCCGTAAGAGCATGATAGGAAATCTTCTTGCTAGGCCGACCTCCGAGCGCCTTGCGGGAAGCCTTGCTGGCGCTATGATAGCGGCCCAGAAAGGGGCACATATCATTCGTGTCCATGATGTCCCTGAAACAGTTGATATGCTCAAAGTGTTACAAGCGACACAGGCATATTACTAG
- the glmM gene encoding phosphoglucosamine mutase, whose translation MSERKFFGTDGIRGKVGSGQMTPELALKLGWAAGRVLSRSGTKKVIIGKDTRISGYMFESALEAGLSAAGLNVMLMGPMPTPAVAYLTRTFRAEAGVVISASHNPYYDNGIKFFSTDGSKLDDNLELEIEAELEKPLVCVESHLLGKVSRIEDARGRYIEYCKGNFPADQTLTGLKIVVDCAHGATYHIAPAVFRELGAEVIAIGDKPNGVNINDKVGATSMAKICETVLAETADLGIALDGDGDRIMMVNSKGEVIDGDQILYILACDAKARGVLRGGVVGTLMSNLGLDLALQALDIPFARSKVGDRYVMELLKELDWRIGGENSGHILNLDHGTTGDGIVAGILVLAAMRRQNATLEQLTAPMEMLPQVLVNVRFEGEHDPLSSDKVKAAQAQVESELGVRGRVLLRKSGTEPLIRVMVEGDDHNTVLAHANLIADAVKSAS comes from the coding sequence ATGAGCGAACGTAAATTTTTTGGAACTGATGGCATTCGTGGCAAAGTGGGCTCTGGCCAGATGACGCCTGAACTGGCATTAAAATTGGGCTGGGCTGCTGGAAGGGTCTTATCCCGTAGTGGCACTAAAAAAGTCATTATTGGTAAAGATACCCGTATTTCAGGTTATATGTTTGAATCAGCGTTAGAGGCGGGTCTTTCTGCCGCAGGGCTTAATGTGATGTTAATGGGACCAATGCCAACGCCTGCGGTGGCTTATCTCACTCGCACTTTCCGCGCCGAAGCGGGCGTGGTGATCAGTGCATCCCACAATCCTTACTATGATAATGGCATTAAATTTTTCTCAACCGATGGCAGTAAACTTGACGACAATCTAGAGCTAGAAATTGAAGCAGAACTCGAAAAACCATTGGTTTGTGTTGAATCGCATCTCCTCGGTAAAGTGTCACGTATCGAAGATGCCCGTGGCCGTTATATTGAATACTGCAAAGGTAACTTTCCTGCAGATCAAACCTTAACGGGGCTAAAAATTGTGGTGGACTGTGCCCATGGTGCAACCTATCACATTGCTCCAGCGGTATTTAGAGAGTTAGGTGCTGAAGTAATTGCCATTGGTGATAAACCAAACGGAGTCAACATCAATGACAAAGTGGGTGCAACGTCCATGGCGAAGATTTGCGAAACTGTTTTGGCTGAAACTGCTGATTTAGGGATTGCGCTCGATGGCGATGGTGACCGTATCATGATGGTCAACAGCAAAGGTGAAGTGATCGACGGCGATCAAATTCTTTATATCCTTGCCTGTGATGCTAAAGCCCGTGGCGTGTTACGCGGTGGGGTGGTGGGGACACTTATGTCTAACCTGGGCCTTGATTTAGCCCTGCAAGCGTTAGATATTCCCTTTGCCCGTTCAAAAGTGGGCGACCGTTATGTGATGGAGTTACTGAAAGAACTCGATTGGCGCATTGGGGGGGAAAATTCGGGTCATATTCTTAACCTTGACCATGGTACGACGGGCGATGGTATTGTGGCGGGGATTTTGGTACTGGCAGCCATGCGTCGTCAAAACGCAACGTTAGAGCAATTAACCGCGCCTATGGAAATGTTGCCGCAAGTGTTAGTGAATGTGCGTTTTGAAGGCGAACATGATCCCTTAAGTTCTGATAAAGTCAAGGCAGCACAAGCCCAAGTTGAATCAGAGCTTGGTGTTCGTGGCCGAGTATTACTACGTAAATCAGGAACAGAACCATTAATCCGCGTTATGGTTGAAGGCGATGATCACAATACGGTGTTAGCGCACGCTAATCTGATCGCAGATGCGGTAAAATCGGCGAGCTAA